The Arachis hypogaea cultivar Tifrunner chromosome 19, arahy.Tifrunner.gnm2.J5K5, whole genome shotgun sequence genome has a window encoding:
- the LOC112775717 gene encoding phospholipid:diacylglycerol acyltransferase 1: protein MSSVRRRRGSEAQSKEIQAEENNKEEEEEKEHGEDDNDKNKKKKKMKDEKNKEKQEKKRKWSCIDSCCWFVGCICTVWWLMLFLYKLMPASLPQYVTEAITGPLPDPPGVKLKKEGLTAKHPVVFVPGIVTGGLELWEGHQCAEGLFRKRLWGGTFGEVYRRPSCWAEHMSLDNETGLDPPGIRVRPVSGLVAADYFAPGYFVWAVLIANLAHIGYEEKSMYMAAYDWRISFQNTEVRDRALSRIKSNIELMVATNGGNKAVILPHSMGVLYFLHFMKWVEAPAPMGGGGGSDWCSKYIKAVVNIGGPFLGVPKAIAGLFSAEARDIAVARALAPGFLDNDLFRLQTLQHVMRMTRTWDSTMSMIPRGGETIWGGLDWSPEEGYTPSERKQNSNNTQLTGQETNKTNVNYGRMISFGRDVAEAPSTEIEMTDFRGAIKGHSVANTSCRDVWTEYHDMGVEGVRAVAEHKVYTASSIIDLLQFVAPKMMARGSAHFSYGIADNLDDPKYQHYKYWSNPLETKLPNAPDMEIFSMYGVGLPTERAYIYKLSPYAECYIPFEIDTTAEGPDEASCLKGGVYTVDGDETVPVLSTGFMCAKGWRGKTRFNPFGIKTYIREYEHSPPANFLEGRGTQSGAHVDIMGNFALIEDVIRVAAGAKGEDLQGDQVYSDIFKWSEKIKLRL, encoded by the exons ATGTCTTCAGTTCGACGGAGAAGAGGATCGGAAGCTCAGAGCAAAGAGATTCAAGCCGAAGAgaacaacaaagaagaagaagaagaaaaagaacacgGAGAAGATGACAATgataagaacaagaagaagaagaagatgaaagatgAGAAGAACAAGGAGAaacaagagaagaagaggaagtggtccTGCATCGATAGCTGTTGCTGGTTCGTAGGGTGCATTTGCACGGTGTGGTGGTTGATGCTGTTCTTGTACAAGCTGATGCCGGCTTCGCTGCCGCAGTATGTGACGGAAGCGATCACGGGGCCGTTGCCGGACCCGCCGGGGGTGAAGCTGAAGAAGGAGGGGCTCACGGCAAAGCATCCGGTGGTGTTCGTGCCCGGTATCGTCACCGGTGGGCTTGAGCTCTGGGAGGGACATCAGTGTGCTGAAGGACTCTTCAGGAAACGCTTGTGGGGTGGCACCTTTGGAGAAGTCTACAggag ACCTTCATGCTGGGCGGAGCACATGTCGCTCGACAATGAAACAGGATTAGATCCACCTGGCATAAGAGTGAGGCCTGTCTCTGGACTTGTAGCTGCTGATTACTTTGCCCCTGGATATTTCGTTTGGGCAGTCCTAATTGCTAACTTGGCTCACATTGGttatgaagagaaaagcatgtacATGGCTGCATATGATTGGAGAATATCATTTCAGAACACTGAG GTGCGTGATCGAGCACTAAGTCGGATAAAAAGCAATATAGAACTTATGGTTGCTACTAATGGTGGGAACAAGGCAGTTATTCTTCCACATTCAATGGGTGTATTATACTTTCTTCATTTTATGAAGTGGGTGGAAGCACCGGCACCAATGGGTGGTGGGGGTGGATCAGATTGGTGTTCCAAATATATAAAGGCAGTTGTAAACATTGGTGGACCATTTTTAGGTGTTCCCAAGGCTATAGCAGGTCTTTTCTCAGCTGAAGCCAGGGATATTGCTGTTGCCAG GGCGCTTGCACCGGGGTTTTTAGATAATGATCTTTTTCGCCTTCAAACCTTGCAACATGTAATGAGGATGACTCGCACTTGGGACTCAACTATGTCAATGATACCAAGAGGCGGGGAAACTATATGGGGTGGTCTTGATTGGTCACCAGAGGAAGGCTATACCCCTAGCGAGAGAAAGCAAAACTCTAACAATACTCAGTTAACAGGCcaagaaacaaataaaacaaatgtTAACTATGGAAGAATGATATCATTTGGCAGAGATGTGGCAGAGGCACCTTCCACTGAGATTGAGATGACTGACTTTCGA GGTGCCATTAAGGGTCATAGCGTTGCAAATACCTCTTGTCGCGATGTGTGGACCGAATATCATGACATGGGAGTTGAGGGAGTAAGAGCTGTCGCTGAACATAAAGTTTACACAGCTAGCTCAATTATAGACCTGCTTCAATTTGTTGCTCCAAAAATGATGGCCCGTGGAAGTGCACATTTCTCTTATGGAATTGCTGACAACTTGGATGATCCTAAATATCAACACTACAAATATTGGTCAAACCCCTTGGAGACAAA ACTACCAAATGCTCCAGACATGGAAATCTTCTCCATGTATGGAGTAGGCTTACCAACAGAAAGAGCCTATATTTACAAGTTATCTCCCTATGCTGAGTGCTACATTCCGTTTGAAATAGATACCACAGCAGAAGGTCCTGATGAAGCTAGCTGTCTGAAGGGTGGAGTCTATACTGTCGATGGTGATGAGACCGTGCCGGTTCTAAGCACGGGCTTCATGTGCGCGAAAGGTTGGCGCGGGAAAACCAGATTCAACCCTTTTGGGATTAAGACTTACATTAGAGAATATGAGCATTCTCCTCCAGCAAACTTTCTAGAAGGCAGGGGGACACAAAGTGGTGCCCATGTTGATATAATGGGAAATTTTGCATTGATTGAGGATGTTATAAGGGTGGCGGCAGGGGCCAAAGGAGAAGATCTGCAAGGCGATCAAGTGTATTCCGACATCTTTAAATGGTCTGAGAAAATTAAGTTACGCCTGTGA